The following proteins are encoded in a genomic region of Xanthocytophaga agilis:
- a CDS encoding WG repeat-containing protein has product MNQLKKYGILSLSLLAATIATNAQEITPFSEGGIFGYKDSKANAVKVAPKYDMAYDFREGFAKVTKDGKAGFIDSTGTEIIPLTFHYVSSFSDGLARFENENGKWGFIDKKGKVVIAASYDMATPFSEGMALVEKAGRKGFIDKKGINVIPLINDEITFFSEGMAAVRRGNKWGYLNKNGTVAIQFNYEEATPFTEGSALVKKSAHWERIDKKGMKMYGLYYDEVLSFSEGFALALQDGMFGYINKEGEQVIPFQYESASPFAEGIAQVKKDGKYLMIDTLGKVVTELPYEEVSAFSENLAKARRGTKWGFINKSGKTVIPLVYDEVSHFSDGIAIVTQNGKKGCINKQGQMVISMVYDHIYPFNNGLAIVRKNNKAGFIDIQNHEIIPIKYDDAYDFAEDVATIKIGSKYGFVDIKGKLVVPVEFDSVQPYQDGLSKVERNGKTFYINKSGKCLVFKDCKCDGVEDILVSQK; this is encoded by the coding sequence ATGAACCAGCTAAAAAAATACGGTATTCTATCTTTATCACTTCTTGCTGCTACTATAGCAACAAATGCTCAGGAAATTACTCCGTTTTCAGAAGGTGGTATTTTTGGGTACAAAGACAGCAAAGCAAATGCAGTCAAAGTTGCCCCCAAATATGATATGGCCTACGATTTTCGGGAAGGGTTTGCCAAAGTCACAAAAGATGGAAAAGCAGGCTTTATTGATAGCACAGGCACAGAAATCATCCCACTAACATTTCACTATGTCTCCTCTTTCTCTGATGGCTTAGCACGTTTTGAAAATGAGAATGGCAAATGGGGATTTATCGATAAAAAGGGAAAGGTAGTTATTGCCGCATCCTATGATATGGCAACCCCATTTTCAGAAGGTATGGCATTGGTTGAAAAAGCAGGACGTAAAGGATTTATTGACAAAAAAGGTATTAATGTAATCCCTCTGATTAATGATGAAATAACTTTCTTCTCAGAAGGAATGGCAGCTGTACGCAGAGGCAACAAATGGGGTTATCTGAATAAAAATGGAACTGTAGCTATTCAGTTTAACTATGAAGAAGCAACACCTTTTACAGAAGGATCTGCCCTCGTAAAGAAGAGTGCACACTGGGAACGAATTGATAAGAAAGGAATGAAAATGTATGGATTGTATTATGATGAAGTACTTTCGTTCTCAGAAGGATTTGCACTAGCCTTACAGGATGGCATGTTTGGATATATTAACAAAGAAGGTGAACAGGTTATTCCTTTTCAATATGAATCAGCTAGCCCTTTTGCAGAAGGAATTGCTCAAGTAAAAAAGGATGGAAAATACCTGATGATTGATACACTGGGCAAAGTGGTTACTGAGTTACCATATGAAGAGGTTTCTGCATTTAGTGAGAACTTGGCCAAAGCACGCCGTGGTACCAAGTGGGGTTTTATCAATAAAAGTGGCAAAACTGTCATCCCATTGGTTTATGATGAAGTATCTCACTTCTCAGATGGAATTGCCATTGTAACACAAAATGGCAAAAAAGGTTGCATTAACAAACAAGGCCAGATGGTTATTTCAATGGTATATGATCATATCTATCCATTCAACAATGGCTTAGCTATTGTAAGAAAGAATAACAAAGCAGGCTTTATAGATATTCAAAACCATGAAATCATCCCTATCAAATATGACGATGCCTACGATTTTGCAGAAGATGTAGCTACAATCAAAATTGGCAGTAAATATGGCTTTGTGGATATCAAAGGGAAACTGGTAGTACCTGTAGAGTTTGATTCTGTACAACCTTATCAGGATGGATTATCAAAAGTAGAACGCAATGGAAAAACTTTCTATATAAATAAATCAGGAAAATGTCTGGTATTCAAAGATTGCAAGTGTGATGGAGTAGAAGATATTTTGGTAAGCCAGAAATAA
- a CDS encoding SPASM domain-containing protein — MKTPATISDTLNLLSKLTLSRTWNGLQVLGSYYLSRITRKAIHKGLPVSIAFEPTTSCNLRCPECPSGLRSFTRPTGMLSGDLFKKTIDELHKKLLYLTFYFQGEPYLHPQFLELVQYAASKKIYTSTSTNAHYLTDANARKTVESGLDRLIISIDGTTQETYQQYRVGGKLDKVIEGAKNVIRWKQQLGSKTPFIVFQFLVVKPNEHQIADVQKLASELGVDAVGLKTAQIYDHEQGSPLIPSIDKYSRYRQTTSGTYQVKNGLGNHCWKMWHSCVITWDGLVVPCCFDKDAHHRMGDVSKQSFSNLWAGKSYSQFRQLLLQSRSKIEMCKNCTEGTQVWS; from the coding sequence GTGAAAACACCAGCAACCATTTCAGATACTCTTAACCTGTTATCAAAGCTTACCTTATCTCGCACATGGAATGGACTACAGGTATTGGGCAGTTATTATCTTTCCAGAATTACACGAAAAGCTATACATAAAGGGCTACCTGTAAGCATTGCTTTTGAACCTACTACTTCTTGCAATCTTCGTTGTCCAGAATGTCCAAGTGGTTTACGATCTTTTACCCGCCCTACAGGTATGCTGAGTGGAGACTTGTTCAAAAAGACTATAGATGAACTTCATAAAAAGTTGCTGTATCTCACCTTTTATTTTCAGGGCGAGCCCTATCTACATCCTCAGTTTCTGGAACTGGTGCAATATGCAGCAAGCAAAAAAATTTATACGTCGACCTCTACCAATGCTCATTATCTGACAGACGCTAATGCCCGCAAAACAGTTGAGTCCGGCCTCGATAGATTGATTATCTCCATAGATGGTACTACACAGGAAACCTATCAGCAATACAGAGTAGGAGGGAAGCTGGATAAAGTGATTGAAGGTGCAAAAAACGTTATTCGCTGGAAGCAACAATTAGGTTCTAAAACACCCTTTATTGTCTTTCAGTTTTTGGTAGTAAAGCCCAATGAACACCAGATTGCTGATGTACAAAAACTTGCCAGTGAACTGGGAGTAGATGCAGTTGGTTTAAAAACAGCTCAGATTTATGATCATGAGCAAGGCTCCCCGCTAATCCCGTCCATTGACAAATATAGTCGTTATCGTCAAACTACTTCAGGTACGTATCAGGTAAAAAATGGTCTTGGAAATCATTGCTGGAAAATGTGGCACTCGTGTGTCATTACCTGGGATGGCTTGGTAGTACCTTGTTGTTTTGACAAGGACGCACACCACCGAATGGGAGATGTTAGTAAGCAGTCTTTCAGCAACCTATGGGCTGGAAAATCATATTCTCAATTCCGCCAATTATTACTTCAATCACGCAGCAAGATAGAAATGTGCAAAAACTGCACAGAAGGAACCCAGGTATGGAGCTAG
- a CDS encoding SusC/RagA family TonB-linked outer membrane protein, giving the protein MKRKLLVFLMGLLWAYTYATAQDRTISGSISDQESKSALPGVNVIVKGTTIGTTTNSEGKFQLKVPQENATLIISFIGYVVQEIPIGNRTTIDIVLVPDVAALGEVVVTALGIEREKKALGYSVQEIKGDQLNQARETNLVNALSGKIAGIQVTGTNGTPGGSSRIVIRGSSSIGGNNQPLFVVDGVPIDNGNYSYGSKSSDSQFGTSSTSVDYGNGAGAINPDDIASVSVLKGPNAAALYGSRGTNGVILITTKSGKGVKGIGVTVNTNTTFEKPFRLPSFQNAYGQGAKGLFEYKDGKGGGVNDGVDESWGPQMDGRLLPQYNSPVDANGVRTPTPFLPQPDNVKNFFETGATYTNSVAVAGSNDKGDFRLSYTNLSQKGILPNTDYKRNTVSLNAGLNITPRLSAKVSANYIKDGSKNRNSWGLYFIWFGRQVDTDDLKDYIVDGTDPSDWPVQRNWNTNYWNNPYFVLNRVLRPNNKDRLFGNVSLNYKFTDWLNLTARSGTDFFTDRRYVQTPKSVGNTYGSYTEDVFFVKENNSDFLLSMNRNLSSALQLTASVGGNHRRRDYQRNYINIAELSLPNIFNVGNARSRPDVANNHQTKVVNSLYASAQLSFKDYLFIDASARNDWSSALPKGNRSYFYPSISVSGVLTDMLNIQSSVLSFAKVRASVARTGNDTEILYQDQQTFKYESAWGSTPTVSENNVIANARLKPELTTAYEVGAEVNLFHRISLEFAYYEKQTKNQILNVNISQASGYQSRVTNAGLVTNKGIEIEASGAIIKTEAGFTWDLGLNFSRNRNKVVELGEGLQNYQLGTVRGMSVEARVGQSYGTFFGTAYARDPQGRIIYGTNGLPVVSSTRKILGNFTPDWTGGISNTFSFKGISISTLIDAKMGGNIYSQTVAIGRYTGVLAETNIGRETGIVGDGVVNTGTTDNPVYAVNTKNVSSEDWHHGYYNRNNNEPFVFDASYIKLREIKLSYTLPQKWFGKIPVRNVQLAVVGRNLALLYSKVPHIDPETSLYSSDSNVQGLENGQIPTTRSLGFNLSFGL; this is encoded by the coding sequence ATGAAAAGAAAACTACTCGTTTTTTTAATGGGATTACTATGGGCGTATACATATGCCACTGCTCAGGATCGAACCATTTCAGGATCAATCTCTGATCAGGAAAGTAAATCTGCTTTGCCTGGTGTAAATGTGATAGTAAAAGGTACTACTATAGGAACGACAACTAACTCGGAAGGGAAATTTCAGCTTAAAGTACCTCAGGAGAATGCAACATTGATTATCTCCTTTATTGGATATGTAGTACAGGAAATACCCATTGGAAATCGGACTACAATAGATATAGTATTAGTACCAGATGTTGCTGCTCTTGGAGAAGTAGTGGTAACGGCTCTCGGGATAGAACGAGAGAAGAAGGCATTGGGCTACTCTGTACAGGAAATTAAGGGTGACCAGTTGAATCAGGCGCGGGAAACAAACCTGGTAAATGCACTGAGTGGTAAGATTGCAGGTATTCAGGTAACAGGTACCAATGGAACACCTGGTGGTTCATCTCGGATTGTGATCAGAGGATCTTCGTCTATCGGAGGTAATAATCAGCCTTTGTTTGTGGTAGATGGTGTACCTATTGACAATGGAAACTATAGTTATGGAAGTAAAAGCTCCGACAGCCAGTTTGGCACATCATCTACAAGTGTCGATTATGGTAATGGGGCAGGAGCGATTAACCCAGATGATATTGCTTCTGTGAGTGTCCTGAAAGGACCCAATGCAGCTGCCTTGTATGGCTCACGTGGTACTAATGGGGTTATTCTGATTACTACCAAATCAGGTAAAGGCGTCAAAGGCATAGGTGTCACAGTAAATACCAATACTACGTTTGAGAAACCCTTCAGACTTCCTTCATTTCAGAATGCATACGGACAAGGTGCGAAAGGGTTGTTTGAGTACAAAGATGGCAAAGGTGGAGGTGTGAATGATGGTGTAGACGAAAGCTGGGGACCACAAATGGATGGAAGGTTGTTACCTCAATATAATTCGCCTGTAGATGCGAACGGGGTGCGTACTCCTACTCCTTTTCTGCCTCAACCAGATAATGTCAAAAATTTCTTTGAAACAGGAGCAACATATACCAATAGTGTAGCTGTGGCAGGTTCCAATGATAAAGGTGACTTTCGCTTGTCTTATACCAATCTTTCACAGAAGGGTATTTTACCTAATACGGATTACAAACGAAATACAGTCTCTCTTAATGCTGGTTTGAACATCACTCCGCGACTGTCTGCAAAGGTATCTGCTAATTATATAAAGGATGGAAGTAAAAACCGTAATAGTTGGGGCTTATACTTTATCTGGTTTGGTCGTCAGGTTGACACAGATGATCTGAAAGATTATATCGTAGATGGAACAGATCCCAGTGACTGGCCAGTGCAGCGTAACTGGAATACCAACTATTGGAACAATCCTTATTTTGTATTGAATCGGGTGCTGCGTCCTAACAATAAAGATCGTTTGTTTGGCAATGTAAGCCTTAATTACAAATTCACGGACTGGCTTAATCTGACAGCACGTTCCGGAACAGACTTCTTTACAGATCGTAGATATGTACAAACCCCTAAATCAGTAGGTAATACCTATGGTAGTTATACAGAAGACGTATTCTTTGTAAAGGAAAACAATTCTGACTTCCTTTTGAGTATGAATAGAAATCTATCCTCTGCCCTACAGTTAACTGCCAGTGTGGGAGGTAATCATCGTCGTCGGGATTACCAGCGAAATTACATTAACATTGCTGAGTTGTCGTTACCTAATATCTTTAATGTAGGCAATGCCCGTTCCCGGCCAGATGTAGCCAATAATCATCAGACTAAGGTGGTGAATAGTTTGTATGCTTCCGCTCAACTTTCATTCAAGGATTATTTGTTTATAGATGCATCTGCCCGCAATGACTGGTCCAGTGCGCTGCCAAAAGGGAACCGGTCTTACTTCTACCCTTCTATTTCTGTGAGTGGAGTACTTACAGATATGCTGAACATACAGTCTTCTGTATTATCTTTTGCGAAAGTGAGAGCTAGTGTGGCACGTACAGGTAATGATACAGAAATCCTGTATCAGGATCAGCAGACATTCAAATATGAAAGTGCCTGGGGATCTACTCCTACAGTATCCGAAAACAATGTAATTGCCAATGCCCGGCTGAAGCCTGAACTTACCACTGCCTATGAAGTTGGTGCAGAAGTAAATCTGTTTCACCGTATCTCACTGGAGTTTGCTTACTATGAAAAACAAACCAAAAACCAGATCCTGAATGTCAATATTTCTCAGGCTAGCGGCTATCAGTCGCGGGTGACAAATGCAGGTCTGGTAACCAACAAAGGAATCGAGATTGAAGCCAGTGGTGCTATCATCAAAACAGAAGCTGGGTTTACCTGGGATCTGGGACTAAACTTTTCCAGAAACCGGAACAAGGTAGTGGAACTAGGTGAAGGATTACAAAACTACCAATTGGGTACGGTTCGAGGTATGAGTGTAGAGGCAAGGGTAGGACAATCTTATGGTACATTCTTCGGAACAGCCTATGCCCGTGATCCACAAGGACGTATCATCTATGGCACAAACGGATTGCCTGTCGTTTCTTCTACACGAAAAATACTCGGAAATTTTACACCTGACTGGACTGGTGGGATCAGTAATACCTTCTCATTCAAAGGCATTAGTATAAGTACTCTGATAGATGCAAAAATGGGTGGAAACATCTATAGCCAGACAGTGGCTATTGGTCGCTATACTGGAGTGTTAGCAGAAACTAATATAGGACGTGAGACAGGTATTGTAGGAGATGGCGTTGTCAATACTGGTACTACAGATAATCCTGTTTATGCAGTAAATACTAAGAATGTGTCCTCTGAAGACTGGCATCATGGCTACTATAACCGAAATAATAATGAGCCTTTTGTATTTGATGCCAGCTATATAAAACTGCGTGAGATAAAACTAAGTTATACACTGCCACAAAAATGGTTTGGCAAAATACCTGTGCGTAATGTACAATTGGCAGTTGTAGGTCGTAACCTGGCCTTGTTGTATTCTAAAGTACCACACATAGATCCGGAAACCAGCTTGTATAGCAGTGATAGTAATGTGCAGGGGCTGGAAAATGGTCAGATACCTACCACTCGTAGTTTAGGATTTAACCTAAGCTTTGGATTATAA